A single region of the Gammaproteobacteria bacterium genome encodes:
- a CDS encoding YkgJ family cysteine cluster protein has translation MSTHNPVNPEDIPFTSDIVPEVMELETEIQFRCHKEISCFNACCKQADITLAPYDIIRLKQRLDKNSSEFLADHTVPFEMDRDGLPGVKLKTDNDGACSFLNEDGCTVYEDRPAVCRYYPVAMLAMHHKDSTTDEAHFSLVKESHCMGHKEDRTITIGDYRKEQKAEVYDEHNRGWLQLMLKKRSAGPSIGRPSSLSLQLFFMASYDMDRFRRFIASDSFKKSYDLADSTYEAIAKDDIIAMEFGYQFLRQILFAEKTLEEQKGAFEKRIAERKEILEMRRESEIAEARKREEEQRREVT, from the coding sequence AAGACATCCCCTTCACCAGCGACATCGTCCCTGAAGTGATGGAGCTGGAGACCGAAATCCAATTTCGCTGCCACAAAGAAATCTCCTGTTTTAACGCCTGTTGTAAACAGGCCGACATCACCTTGGCACCCTACGACATCATCCGCCTGAAACAACGTCTGGACAAAAACTCCAGCGAATTTCTCGCCGACCACACCGTACCCTTTGAGATGGATCGAGACGGCCTACCTGGAGTCAAGCTGAAAACCGACAACGACGGTGCCTGCTCCTTTTTGAATGAAGACGGCTGCACGGTCTACGAAGATCGTCCTGCGGTCTGTCGTTATTACCCCGTCGCCATGCTGGCGATGCACCACAAAGACTCCACCACCGATGAAGCCCATTTCTCACTGGTAAAAGAGTCCCACTGCATGGGGCACAAAGAAGATCGCACCATCACCATTGGCGACTATCGAAAAGAACAAAAAGCAGAAGTTTACGATGAACACAATCGTGGCTGGTTGCAGTTAATGCTGAAAAAACGTTCTGCTGGCCCCAGCATCGGTCGCCCCTCTTCATTGAGCCTGCAACTCTTTTTTATGGCCTCCTATGACATGGATCGCTTTCGTCGTTTTATTGCCAGTGATTCATTCAAAAAGAGCTACGATCTGGCCGACAGCACCTACGAAGCCATCGCCAAAGACGACATCATCGCGATGGAATTCGGTTACCAGTTCTTGCGCCAAATTTTGTTTGCCGAAAAAACCTTGGAAGAACAGAAAGGTGCCTTTGAAAAACGCATTGCAGAACGTAAAGAAATCTTGGAAATGCGCCGAGAAAGCGAAATTGCCGAAGCCCGTAAACGTGAAGAAGAACAACGCCGTGAAGTCACTTAA
- a CDS encoding metallophosphoesterase family protein, protein MKSLNQPHSQPISDTSVVVGILSDSHAHLDERIIGKLRGCDYILHAGDICDVTVLQQLATLTERLIAVTGNNDLPGRWPEANDVVERLPREAKLTLPGGILAMEHGHVHGHHTPCHDALRATHPEARIVIYGHTHKQVIDKSQTPWVVNPGASGRVRTNGGPSCLILTASEKEWNIETIRFSEEPRPH, encoded by the coding sequence GTGAAGTCACTTAACCAACCCCACTCACAACCGATTTCAGACACATCGGTTGTGGTCGGTATTCTCTCCGACAGCCACGCTCATCTCGATGAACGTATTATCGGAAAGCTGCGCGGTTGTGACTACATTTTGCACGCCGGAGACATCTGTGATGTCACCGTGTTACAACAATTGGCCACGCTCACAGAACGACTGATTGCCGTCACCGGCAACAACGATCTTCCCGGTCGTTGGCCCGAAGCCAATGATGTTGTGGAGCGCCTGCCCAGGGAGGCCAAGCTCACCCTACCAGGCGGTATTTTGGCAATGGAACACGGTCATGTTCACGGACATCACACCCCTTGCCACGATGCGCTGCGTGCCACCCATCCCGAGGCACGCATCGTCATTTACGGCCACACCCACAAACAGGTGATCGACAAAAGCCAAACACCGTGGGTGGTCAACCCAGGCGCATCAGGGCGAGTGCGTACCAACGGCGGTCCCAGCTGCCTGATTCTGACCGCCTCGGAAAAAGAGTGGAACATCGAAACCATCCGTTTTAGCGAAGAGCCCAGACCACACTGA